Proteins encoded in a region of the Vanessa atalanta chromosome 23, ilVanAtal1.2, whole genome shotgun sequence genome:
- the LOC125072971 gene encoding MICOS complex subunit Mic60-like: MYCLWRRQQVEIQALKICQYPRTQYKVQVREPCPPKPPPPPPKPKDDTAFWGALTVICIAGAFAVIAKRSPEIRDWLIIYAPWFDDFIAIAYEENMTYGEFARKCVEDVKNFVYKTIKDDNKPQPCSMDESQKPVIPITPHPEVEDKGESIDPDKPICVDKPEPIVVTKTTCEIIDRLKDLGNEALSNYYTASTACSLYNQIVAETMQNFSIPTLKELRNHMIERLNLVTESIQKAEQATADIEDLTRYLECGLKGTKEEVENTMTLMKDYLQQIKTSCILYQWENDKSIVLDDQWQKVEHLIDKYTGENETMFPEIKYEQNKLQFQGDLDLLLYHTNRYTQQLMVELKEAVVGMTDRVSRAFETLPQGDKERKNRESMMQSVLKQKRTELDNEFKKRQNDQKLANDKLLKDSLKKQLERHQEIMDTKLKEKEEEATSRLNKLVSEKVAFEKKMFAKQLSEMAEKLKVVEDKLNVRLKAESETKRSQDLWIAGSSLLAATKKGEPCVNVNKELNAIEKAAGAGDQLVTTVLKAVPESIRENGLVPESVLKAKYHQMEKIALKVALVEQDGAPLPVYFLSWLQSTLLFMKISGIPQEEVDKMPEEPFKDLDTFDLLQRARFWMERGNLAAAIRYVNSLEGASRAAAASWYDAARSHLETRQAAEAVIAHAAAIGVQYI, encoded by the exons ATGTATTGTCTATGG CGTCGTCAACAAGTAGAAATCCaagctttaaaaatatgtcaatatccGCGAACACAATACAAGGTGCAAGTGCGGGAGCCATGCCCACCCAAGCCACCTCCGCCCCCTCCTAAACCCAAGGATGACACCGCATTCTGGGGAGCATTGACTGTTATTTGTATTGCCGGTGCATTTGCAGTAATCGCGAA GCGATCGCCAGAAATTCGCGACTGGCTTATAATATACGCTCCTTGGTTCGACGATTTCATTGCTATCGCGTACGAAGAGAACATGACGTATGGTGAATTTGCGCGGAAATGCGTCGAAGACGTtaagaattttgtttataaaacaataaaagacGATAACAAACCCCAGCCTTGTTCCATGGACGAGTCTCAGAAACCTGTAATCC cgatTACACCCCATCCAGAAGTCGAGGACAAAGGTG aatcCATAGACCCAGATAAACCGATATGTGTCGATAAACCTGAACCGATTGTTGTTACAAAAACAACCTGTGAAATAATTGATCGATTAAAAGATCTCGGTAATGAAGCCTTGAGTAATTATTATACGGCTTCAACAGCATGCTCTCTTTATAACCag ATTGTCGCTGAAACGATGCAAAACTTCTCAATACCAACTCTAAAAGAATTACGCAACCACATGATTGAACGGTTGAATTTAGTTACCGAATCAATACAAAAAGCAGAGCAAGCAACAGCTGATATTG AGGATTTGACACGTTACTTGGAGTGTGGATTAAAAGGGACAAAAGAGGAGGTGGAGAACACGATGACCCTTATGAAAGATTACTTGCAACAAATAAAAACGTCTTGTATTTTATATCAGTGGGAGAATGACAAGTCTATAGTCTTGGACGATCAGTGGCAAAag gtAGAACATTTAATAGACAAATACACGGGTGAAAATGAGACAATGTTTCCAGAAATTAAATATGAgcaaaataaattgcaatttcaAGGAGATCTAGATCTATTGTTGTATCATACGAATCGTTAC acgCAACAATTGATGGTGGAACTAAAAGAAGCCGTGGTCGGAATGACCGATAGAGTTAGTCGGGCCTTTGAAA CTTTACCTCAAGGCGATAAGGAAAGGAAAAATAGAGAATCCATGATGCAGAGTGTTCTGAAACAGAAAAGAACCGAGCTGgataacgaatttaaaaaacga caaAATGATCAAAAACTTGCAAATGATAAATTACTAAAGGATTCGCTCAAGAAGCAACTAGAACGACACCAAGAAATTATGGACACtaaattgaaagaaaaagaagaagag GCGACATCAAGATTAAATAAACTTGTCTCTGAAAAAGTTGCATTCGAAAAGAAAATGTTCGCAAAGCAACTGAGCGAAATGGCAGAAAAATTGAAAGTCGTTGAGGATAAACTTAATG TGCGTTTGAAAGCGGAGAGCGAGACGAAACGTTCACAAGACCTTTGGATAGCGGGTTCATCTTTACTGGCTGCTACTAAAAAAGGCGAGCCGTGCGTCAATGTTAATAAAGAGCTGAATGCTATTGAAAAAGCAGCGG GAGCTGGGGATCAATTAGTTACAACTGTATTAAAAGCTGTACCAGAGTCTATTAGAGAAAATGGTTTAGTACCTGAAAGTGTCTTGAAAGCGAAATATCACCAG atGGAAAAAATTGCCTTGAAAGTTGCACTTGTCGAGCAAGATGGAGCGCCATTGCCAGTTTATTTTCTGTCTTGGTTGCAGTCAACGTTATTATTCATGAAG ATATCCGGTATTCCGCAGGAGGAGGTGGACAAAATGCCGGAGGAACCATTCAAGGATTTGGACACTTTCGATTTGTTGCAAAGGGcaag ATTCTGGATGGAGCGAGGTAACTTAGCTGCGGCTATTCGATACGTGAACTCTCTAGAGGGTGCTTCAAGGGCTGCAGCGGCTTCTTGGTACGACGCCGCGCGATCTCATCTCGAGACGAGACAAGCTGCTGAGGCTGTTATCGCACACGCAGCGGCTATAGGAGTGCAGTATATATAA
- the LOC125073075 gene encoding cytochrome P450 4C1-like, with amino-acid sequence MLMVILICVVFGLWAWYLRNNNKNEPPAIPGALPVLGHAHLLTGDSTKLWAIVKDLSYKSLDAGGVISAYIGPRTIYVITDPDDFLTVANTCLQKDGFYDFAKPWLGEGLVTGTVSIWKVHRRLLNPAFSQIVLDSFLGVFNKQSRRLVKDLEVEVGKGSFDHWVYTRHNALETICLTALGVDFTDKNVLNSKYVMAAEQMFNLLVDRFQKFWLHSHFIYRWSSLKKKQDEYLKILHNLSYTVLQKRKADYLKNRNNNEETTQGPKFKPFMDLLLELSIEKGAFNDREIREHVDTMIVGGHDTSASVLMYSMLLVGSYPKVQEKIFEELHDVFGDDDRDVTKYDLSQLCYLEAVLKETMRIYPIVPVTARYLDRDVKLRNCTLTGGRTCFMFVYGVHRHPMWGPGAEEFKPERWLDPATLPECPTAFAGFGMGRRICIGKSYAFMSMKTSLAHLFRHYRLRGDHTKLEVKIDVMLKPVSGYHITIERRNK; translated from the exons ATGTTGATGGTGATTTTAATTTGCGTGGTGTTCGGTCTGTGGGCGTGGTACCtgaggaataataataaaaatgaaccaCCAGCAATACCTGGGGCTCTACCCGTGCTTGGCCACGCGCATTTGTTGACCGGAGACAGCACTA AATTGTGGGCGATCGTTAAAGATTTATCATACAAAAGTCTAGATGCTGGAGGAGTAATTTCTGCTTATATTGGACCAAGGACGATATACG TAATAACAGACCCAGATGACTTTTTAACTGTAGCTAATACCTGCTTACAAAAGGATGGTTTCTATGACTTTGCAAAACCTTGGCTTGGAGAGGGTTTGGTAACTGGAACGG TATCAATATGGAAAGTTCATCGCAGATTACTAAACCCCGCTTTCAGTCAGATCGTTCTGGACAGTTTTCTGGGTGTATTCAACAAACAATCTCGTCGACTCGTGAAAGATTTAGAAGTCGAAGTTGGAAAGGGGTCTTTCGACCACTGGGTCTACACGAGACACAACGCTCTGGAAACCATATGTC tgACCGCTTTAGGAGTAGATTTCACTGATAAAAACGTGCTGAATAGTAAATACGTGATGGCAGCTGAACAGATGTTCAATCTACTCGTGGACAGGTTCCAGAAGTTCTGGCTACACAGCCATTTCATATACAGATGGTCATCTTTGAAAAAGAAACAAGACGAATACTTGAAAATCTTACACAACTTGTCGTATACG GTCCTGCAAAAACGAAAGGctgattatttgaaaaatagaaataataatgagGAAACGACACAAG GTCCTAAATTCAAGCCTTTCATGGATCTCCTCCTCGAACTATCGATAGAGAAGGGAGCCTTCAACGACCGTGAGATAAGAGAACACGTGGACACGATGATCGTAGGCGGCCATGATACCTCCGCTAGTGTTCTCATGTACAGCATGTTACTGGTCGGCTCCTATCCTAAGGTTCAAGAAAAAATTTTTGAAGA ATTACACGATGTTTTTGGGGACGACGACAGAGACGTAACGAAGTATGATCTCTCGCAGCTATGTTATTTGGAGGCAGTACTAAAAGAAACGATGCGTATTTACCCAATAGTTCCTGTGACAGCTAGATATTTGGACAGAGATGTTAAACTAC GGAACTGCACCTTGACTGGAGGTCGTACTTGCTTCATGTTTGTCTATGGAGTACACAGGCACCCCATGTGGGGGCCAGGTGCCGAAGAATTCAAGCCTGAGAGATGGCTAGACCCTGCTACGTTGCCGGAATGTCCAACTGCGTTTGCTGGATTTGGGATGGGAAGAAGAATCTGTATAG GAAAATCGTACGCTTTTATGTCCATGAAGACGTCGCTGGCGCATTTATTCCGGCACTATAGACTTAGAGGTGATCATACGAAATTAGAAGTGAAGATAGACGTCATGCTGAAACCTGTGTCGGGATATCATATTACAATCGAAAGgaggaacaaataa